In Candida orthopsilosis Co 90-125, chromosome 4 draft sequence, the genomic stretch AAGTCTACCCCATAGCTGGGAAAAATCCATCAAATGCGACCCCGCCATACAAATTCCCGTTATACTTTGACTCAAAGGATGTCAATAACGAAAAAGTTTTAACCAGTCAAGGATCGATAGTCATGAATCAGGAATTTGAGTATGGATTAAAGTTGTTAAGTCGAAATATCTCACGGTTAGTTGGCTATATCAAGGATGATATATACGATGACTCTAGTTCAGGGTCTATCCCCAGTGATTGTCAAGATAACTTTTTGTGGAATTTAAAGTATTTGGAGCTCTTGATGACTGCTTAATTGCAAAGATTGAACCCTATATATTAAGCCCTATTTACTGCTATCATAGAAAAACTCGTGGTATCATAATTAGTTTGAGCTTTACCTCAGCCTAGACTTCTTTTTCCGTGAGGAGTGAAATCATCTTTAAAAAAGAGCAACAATTAATCCTCCAATCACAGCGCCGAAAGGGGCAACTACCCCGGGTGCCAACCCCGATTGGGTTGCTGCTTCTGCTTTAGAAGCCGACTTTGCGGCCGCAACTGCTGCCTTAGAAGAATCAACGGTATTTTGGGGATCATATGATGTCGTTGAAGCAACTGAAGGCTCACCTGTATCTTCAGATGCTGATGTGCTTGAGGCAGTACTTCCATTTGACTGTGACGTACTATCATTACTTTCATCACCTGATGAGCTTGAACCGCTTGATCCCCCTGATCCCCCACTGCCGCCAGCAGCTGCTTCTATTCTTGTGTACCAGGGTATATTTGTAGCATAGCTCTCCAACTGGCCAATGTTCAAATCATTATTGTCGAGCAAAGTTGTGTAGGAAGTATCGGTGTATGTCAATACTTGCGTAGCTAAAGTTGATAATACTCCAGGAACATCATCAGCAGTTCCGAAAAACTTTATATAATCAGTTCTATGATCTTGATAATCCCCAACCAAAGCGGTTAAAAATTGAACGTCCGATTGATCTGCGGCACGGGCAGATAATATGAAAGTAGCAAGTGATGC encodes the following:
- a CDS encoding Rbr2 cell wall protein; amino-acid sequence: MKLSLTLLASLATFILSARAADQSDVQFLTALVGDYQDHRTDYIKFFGTADDVPGVLSTLATQVLTYTDTSYTTLLDNNDLNIGQLESYATNIPWYTRIEAAAGGSGGSGGSSGSSSSGDESNDSTSQSNGSTASSTSASEDTGEPSVASTTSYDPQNTVDSSKAAVAAAKSASKAEAATQSGLAPGVVAPFGAVIGGLIVALF